A genomic window from Sporosarcina sp. Marseille-Q4063 includes:
- a CDS encoding transporter substrate-binding domain-containing protein, which yields MTKLKSLFLLVVASVLLLSACGEEKKAEDNGASKEPGKEYELVKKGSLTFAASGLYKPFNFEEGGELTGFDIEIGNAVAEKMGLEPNPVTNPFETILQGLVEEKYDAIIGSMAYTKKRAEQASFTEPYYYSGGMIFVSKDNTEIKSADDLKGKKIGVVAQSTYEEPAKTLSDNLQYYSSDVVALKDLTIKGRLDAVITADIVGFEAIENGFEVKEVGKPLWVEQPSIAVRKDNDELREAIDEALQEIIDDGTYDEISQKWFKRNLLDLDLEGVELLE from the coding sequence ATGACGAAATTGAAATCATTATTTCTATTAGTAGTTGCATCAGTCTTACTTTTATCAGCATGCGGGGAAGAGAAAAAAGCTGAAGATAACGGGGCAAGTAAGGAACCCGGAAAAGAGTATGAACTAGTGAAAAAAGGTAGTTTAACATTCGCAGCAAGCGGATTATATAAGCCGTTTAACTTTGAAGAAGGCGGAGAGCTTACTGGATTTGACATTGAAATCGGGAATGCCGTCGCAGAAAAAATGGGTCTGGAACCAAATCCTGTGACGAATCCATTTGAAACAATTTTACAAGGACTCGTTGAAGAAAAATACGATGCCATTATTGGTTCAATGGCCTATACGAAAAAACGTGCAGAACAGGCAAGCTTCACAGAGCCTTATTACTATTCAGGCGGCATGATATTTGTTTCAAAAGACAACACAGAAATTAAATCAGCTGACGATCTTAAAGGGAAGAAAATTGGTGTTGTTGCGCAATCGACTTATGAAGAACCGGCGAAAACACTTTCTGACAACCTACAGTATTACAGCAGTGACGTCGTCGCATTGAAAGACTTAACGATTAAAGGGCGATTAGATGCGGTCATTACAGCGGATATCGTTGGATTTGAAGCGATTGAAAATGGATTTGAAGTCAAAGAAGTCGGAAAGCCGCTTTGGGTTGAACAACCTTCCATTGCCGTGCGAAAAGACAATGATGAATTAAGAGAAGCCATTGACGAAGCGCTACAAGAGATAATTGACGACGGAACTTATGATGAAATTTCGCAAAAATGGTTCAAACGAAACTTGCTAGACCTCGATCTGGAAGGCGTTGAATTATTAGAGTGA
- the dacB gene encoding D-alanyl-D-alanine carboxypeptidase/D-alanyl-D-alanine-endopeptidase, which produces MDKLRIVKSIVVFMLILVVIIVPVSKNQFKKIEIPSPSSKEFVFKEIKPNEEMKVAIPTHGGLEDQINSVLKDARLQGTTTSISIRRAADGKILYTNLGDTRVHPASLMKLFTGVAALETLGLEHTFKTELYTDGKIKDGELQGNLYLKGLGDPTLTKDDLIMFTTELKEKGIQTVAGNLFGDDTWYDDDRLSQDLNWSDEPYYSGAQVSALTLSPNDDFDAGTVIVDVYPAAKSGEAGTIRMVPENSYVKIVNKTKTVAQNGTSYIKASRMHGSNTVIVSGTVPLGLKQNRSWASVWEPTNYTMNVFKHVLDEQGIEFTNVTQVGTGTVPSGATLLATKQSIPLKKLLTPFMKLSNNGHGEVLVKEIGRVSSGEGSWSKGLGGMNQTLADIGIDMNTMLLRDGSGMSHKTLVTANEVTNLLYIAGTKSWYEDFVNSLPVAGKEERFVGGTLRYRMNGTAAEGKVKAKTGTLNGVTSLAGYAETKDGETLLFSAIINNHLDDTAYGLLDEIAMIIANYKREK; this is translated from the coding sequence TTGGATAAACTACGGATAGTAAAATCAATTGTTGTTTTCATGCTTATACTGGTAGTAATAATCGTACCAGTCAGCAAAAATCAGTTCAAAAAAATTGAAATTCCCTCGCCTTCCTCTAAAGAGTTTGTTTTTAAGGAAATTAAGCCGAATGAAGAAATGAAGGTTGCAATACCTACTCATGGGGGATTAGAAGATCAAATCAACAGTGTATTAAAAGATGCCAGACTACAAGGAACAACAACTTCTATCAGCATTCGAAGAGCGGCCGACGGGAAAATACTTTACACAAATTTAGGCGATACGAGAGTCCACCCAGCATCTCTCATGAAACTCTTCACCGGAGTAGCGGCTCTTGAAACGCTCGGACTTGAGCACACATTTAAAACAGAACTGTACACCGATGGGAAAATTAAAGACGGAGAACTTCAAGGGAATCTTTATCTAAAAGGACTAGGCGACCCGACACTAACAAAAGACGATTTAATCATGTTTACAACTGAATTAAAAGAAAAAGGCATTCAAACCGTAGCTGGAAATCTATTCGGTGACGACACATGGTACGACGATGATCGACTTTCCCAAGATTTAAACTGGTCGGATGAGCCGTATTACTCGGGTGCGCAAGTTTCAGCGTTGACGCTTTCTCCGAACGACGACTTTGACGCAGGAACGGTTATCGTCGATGTGTATCCCGCGGCTAAATCCGGTGAAGCCGGAACGATTCGAATGGTTCCGGAAAATAGTTATGTAAAAATCGTCAACAAAACAAAAACCGTTGCGCAGAACGGAACATCTTATATTAAAGCATCGCGCATGCATGGCTCAAATACGGTCATCGTCTCCGGAACAGTTCCGCTCGGCTTAAAACAAAACCGTTCCTGGGCATCCGTTTGGGAACCAACGAATTACACGATGAATGTATTCAAACATGTGTTAGACGAGCAAGGCATCGAATTTACCAACGTCACACAAGTCGGAACCGGCACCGTTCCTAGCGGAGCAACCCTTTTGGCTACCAAACAATCCATACCATTGAAAAAATTACTCACGCCTTTTATGAAGCTAAGCAATAACGGGCACGGAGAAGTGCTCGTCAAAGAAATAGGACGAGTAAGTAGCGGCGAAGGCAGTTGGTCTAAAGGACTCGGGGGTATGAATCAAACACTCGCTGACATAGGAATCGATATGAATACCATGTTGCTGCGCGACGGTTCAGGAATGTCCCATAAAACCCTCGTCACCGCCAATGAAGTGACCAATCTTTTATATATAGCAGGGACAAAATCATGGTACGAAGACTTCGTGAACTCATTACCCGTAGCAGGAAAAGAAGAAAGATTCGTCGGAGGAACATTACGCTATCGCATGAACGGCACAGCTGCAGAAGGCAAAGTCAAAGCGAAAACCGGAACGCTTAACGGAGTAACTTCTTTGGCGGGGTATGCGGAAACGAAAGACGGAGAAACGCTACTCTTTTCTGCCATTATCAATAATCACTTGGATGATACCGCATACGGGTTGTTAGACGAAATTGCGATGATCATTGCGAACTACAAACGGGAAAAATGA